The following is a genomic window from Carassius gibelio isolate Cgi1373 ecotype wild population from Czech Republic chromosome B7, carGib1.2-hapl.c, whole genome shotgun sequence.
TGTGAGAAGAATAAAAAGAGACCCACACACATAGGAGATCTGACTgaggaatattttattattattgacaaaatatatattataataaaataacggCTGTATGTTCATATAATGcagagagaattaaaaaaaaaaatcctatgcaTTAAAATATAGATCTTAGATTACTAAAATGGGTCTCCTACAGCTGTTCTCCTTTTAAGCATTTGGGTTAATATCTTTCAGAGATgttcacaagtctctgagctagagtccaagtcaagtctcaagtctctgagctagagtccaagtcaagtctcaagtctctgagctagagtccaagtcaagtctcaagtctctgagctagagtccaagtcaagtctcaagtctctttattatattatataagtctctggttataataaatgttgcatcacgtacagcgacacatccaagctgcttagaacactgcatagctatatataaggaattcaaagcatgtaatatgttattatgacaactctatttattagcatacaatatcaactaccaacaaaacaccaagaatgctttacttttgagttaatatctgtattttgcatttatggattcagtaatggccttctgtctgtcctggctgtatagctgcacacctcttgtctggcttaagaatgaacaaagctacgctgacttatgttattcatacaatacctgctcacaaataaacatcaaaaacaaagccggctgcagtgaatttctgtgcaaaacagcttttactacaaacacttccacacaagaacattgttatcacacaagaacattttgatagagaaccaaaaatatttaaaatagataaaatgagaataaataaaatggaaatgtctacatactattactactgtaaactttgcaaataggacatcagccccttcaagtcaatgaacaataacaaagtgggctgcaatgaatatctgtgcaaaacgtcatggctccgctcctacccaatgacagaggcacgcaggtttttttccactggagtactcacgtgaaggatgcgtgcacaactaataactaacaGGTTGGtgcctgttggtgtcgctgttggacagtgttttctctacttcctgttggccttctgtagctaatcatagctccatgtagctgtttttattttatattttttctctataatctttcttactatcactgtctgtttgtttgtttttttaattgtaaaatataacttaattcacaccatatttctgatattaccgatcaatcttatcagattaactttgatcgttcactcttccgtgactgcagcacacctgcaaagcgttagcactcgttagcttgtcattagcgttttcttttctcctctcctctcctctctcacgctgcagttttccacaagttcatcaaacaaccgcagtaagaatatttcatcaagcacggtgagtaatggcttctcctacaattgttatttgcacctcttgccacatgtacagtttatctatctctgtcgctgatgagggattcacatgtgataaatgcagggaaacagttaggctgacagagaagatttcagaattagagacacgcatccaaactttaattgaggacagtaagaatgttagggctctagatatggctttggatgcgtctagctcagggattcctgtacattgtccggttccagcagagcccctgcagcagggcaactgggtgacggtgaggcagcgtagtcgtgggtcaaaacaccgctcttctgttccgatcaaaacattaaacaggttctccccactcagtgatgcacccactgagaaacctgatgaaagtgctctagttattggtgattctattgtacggaacgtgaatatagagacaccagccaccatagtcaaatgtttaccgggagccagagcgcctgacatcttggcaaatttaaaagtgctggctaatgctaaacgtaaatacagtaagattgttattcatgccggcgctaatgatgttcgacttcgccagtcggagatcactaaaaataactttaaagaggtgtgtgaacttgcaagcacgatgtcagacactgtaatatgctctggtcccctccctgcttaccgtggtgatgagatgcatagcagattgtcatcactcaatggctggatgtctaacactttgttggcatcagtggaagtgcattagcatggtttaaatcgtacttatatgaccgccatcagttcgtagcagtgaatgaagatgtatcatatcgatcacaagtgcagtatggagtacctcaaggctcagttctagggccgctactcttcacgctttatatgttacccttgggagatatcatcaggaaacatggtgttagctttcactgttatgctgatgatacgcagctctatatttcctcgcagcccggtgaaacacaccaatttgaaaaactaatggaatgcatagtcgatataaaaaattggatgacgagtaatttcttactgctaaattcagaaaaaacagaggtgttaatcatagggcctaaaaactctacttgtaataacctagaacactgtctaagacttaatggttgctctgtcaattcttcgtcatcagttaggaacctaggtgtgctacttgatcgcaatctttccttagaaagccacgtttctagcatttgtaaaactgcatttttccatctcaaaaatatatctaaattacggcctatgctctcaatgtcaaatgcagaaatgttaatccatgcatttatgacttcaaggttagactactgtaatgctttattgggtggttgttctgcacgcttggtaaacaaactacagctagtccaaaatgcagcagcaagagttcttactagaaccaggaagtatgaccatattagcccggtcctgtccacactgcactggctccctatcaaacatcgtatagattttaaaatattgcttattacttataaagccctgaatggtttagcacctcagtatttgaatgagctccttttacattatactcctctacgtccgctacgttctcaaaactcaggcaatttgataatacctagaatatcaaaatcaactgcgggcggcagatccttttcctatttggcgcctaaactctggaataacctacctaacattgttcgggaggcagacacactcttgcagtttaaatctagattaaagacccatctctttaacctggcatacacataacatactaatatgcttttaatatccaaatccgttaaaggatttttaggctgcattaattaggtaaactggaaccggaacacttcacataacaccgtactttctacatcattagaagaatggcatctacgctaatatttgtctgtttctctcttgttccgaggtcaccgtggccaccagatccagtctgtgtccagatcagagggtcactgcagtcacccggatccagtacgtatccagaccagatggtggatcagcacctagaaaggacctctacatccctgaaagacagcggagaccaggacaactagagccccagatacagatcccctgtaaagaccttgtctcagaggagcaccaggacaagaccacaggaaacagatgattcttctgcacaatctgactttgctgcagcctggaattgaactactggtttcgtctggtcagaggagaactggccccccaactgagcctggtttctcccaaggtttttttctccattctgtcaccgatggagtttcggttccttgccgctgtcgcctctggcttgcttagttggggtcacttcatctacagcgatatcgttgacttgattgcaaattaaaacagacactatttcaactgaacagagatgacatcaatgaattcaatgatgaactgcctttaactatcattttgcattattgagacactgttttccaaatgaatgttgttcagtgctttggcgcaatgtattttgtttaaagcactatataaataaaggtgattgattgattgattaatatcatcacgctataaagggttggcctgcgctgggtgcgcccctccccctataactgttctgtctcgcggaggagctcatttgtgtgcatctgtgtgaaacacgcgctctgaaacacgcataggaaaaaagagcgacagaaagaacggctcccctccagccgtgactcggctcccatcgttcatgtgtatgagccgttcaaaagaatcggttcgttcgcgaacgtcacaactctaacagcgagctcatctgacgtttactaaaaattaacattgttcacgagtcccggagctcgagtccgagtcgagtctgaagtctttcgaggacgagtctcaagtcgagtctgaagtcactgtttgtgcgacttaagtcgcactcgagtccgagtctcaaactcgagtccccatctctgatATCTTTCAATGCatcttgtaattaattaataacagtaTTCCATATTATTTTTGCAACAAATTAAATCGCAACCAATAAAAccaacatgtttaaaaaataatatagtcTGAGATTGATAGCAGTTACCTGAAATGATgtgaaaaacagcacaaacaaaaaTCTGACTCTTTATTGTACCAAAATTCTATTGATATGTGACTTGcataataatttggaacacaGTGTATAAGGAGAATAATCCTGGAGTGTTTTAATCAAAAACGTAAACTTCTTTTCGACCGAAGAAAGAACGACGTGAACATATTGGATTAtatggcggggggggggggggggggggtatcaggaaatgttgatttgaaagtgaaataaacctttaaattgtCAGTTGTTGAGTTAATTTAAGATAAACCCACATGCATAATTTAGACAACACTCATGTCATCTTTGCAATAAACAGACTAAtcacacatatattataaaaaaaaaaaaaaaacactagtctGTTCCCGCTTCAGTACATTCgtttgtctctttttttaaaagtttgtgtTGATGTTTCTTTGCCTTTTTCACCGCACCTTTGGCATTCTCATAGTTGAGTTTTGCGGTATTCTTTATAGCGTCAGACACCGAGTCCGTTTCTTCTGCGGCTTTGAATCCGGTGACTCCTCCCCCAATCGCTCCGGCGAGTGCGGCGACAACGACCCCCGCAGCTGCAGCGATACCGGAACCAGCCACTCCGACCCCAGCCCCGGCCCCTGCGGCGATGATCCCCGCCTTCACCGCCACTGCTCCCGCCACTATCCCCGTGACTCCCGCAGCCCCGGCTACGGTTCCGGCTTCTATTACTCCGGCAACATTGGGGGCTTTCAGTAAAGACACGACGGAGGCCACAGCGACCCCGATGCCCAGAAACGCACCGGTAAGTATTCCCGTGGTCACTCCTGCCAGCTTAACCAGAAATTTTTTGTGTGCTATCTTTTTGGCCTCTTCGCGCCTCTCTTCTGGTGACATATTGACCTCTTTTAAGTTCTTCATCTCATCTTGAATCTCCTCCTCCACTATCTGAAGCAGCTCGTTGGTGTAGCAGGTGTTCTTGTCCTTCAGCTTCTGCTCGATGGTCTCCAGCAGGTTCTTCACCTGGACTCTGTTGCTCCTGTATCCCATTTGACGGGTTCTCCAGTATTTGCTGTCGATGACGTGACAGCGGCCTCCACATTTATCAACCAGCTCCTGTAGCTTCGGACTTATCTTGACAAACTCCTCGATGGTTTGTCCTTCCAGCTGTTCTCCGTGAGTGAATAAAACCACTGAGTGATTGAAGGTGTCTTCTCCACAATACTCCATGATTTTATCCACGACCTCCATCTCTTGTCCCGTGTATCTCCCCACCTTCAGGACGATGGTGAACATGTCTGGACCCGGAGAGCTTTCAATCACAGAGCGAATGATCTCAGATTTGATAGCCTCCTCATCCAGACCGGTGTCGAAGAGTCCAGGCGTGTCAATAACGGTGATCTTTTTGCCGTGGACCTTGCGGTCTCCACTGACACATTCAGTCGTCACTGATTCAGGAGAAGCTTTGCTCTTGAAGACTTGTTGTTTGAGAATCATATTCCCGGCGCTGCTCTTACCATCTCCGGTTTTCCCAAGAAGCACAATCCTTTTCTCAGGCAGAGAGTCAGaagcttttggaaaaaaaaagaaagaaaaaaataagttgttAATAAAGGATCTTACCTATTTAATGAGGTCTACAGATATATATTAATTCTTGAAAATGTAGCCATAATATGGAAGTAAATATCTGCCATTTGAAAAAAAAGCATGCTttttattatgagataaaaaattaACTGATGACATATGCCATAATGTTGACATAAAGGTCATAAATATGCCACTGACATACTAAGTcatgattatttaaattatgaGATATCAAAATGATGAAAAGTCATACTTGGCATAGTAGGTCAAAGTTATACATAAAACGTTGAAATTGAAGTtagatattataaaaaataacttgtaCAATGTTAAAATTATGATACAATGAGTAATGATGACAATGATAAAAAGTAAACTTTGAGGTCTACAGACTGAACTCTTGTACATAACTGCACTCTTTGGGTGTAAGGCATCAGATTGAAGCTATTTAATTCTGAACAACAAATATTTCACAGattttcattgtatttaaaaGCAATTTGAGACCTTGATGTTCCATAGCAAAAATTCA
Proteins encoded in this region:
- the LOC127961536 gene encoding GTPase IMAP family member 7-like, translating into MGASDSLPEKRIVLLGKTGDGKSSAGNMILKQQVFKSKASPESVTTECVSGDRKVHGKKITVIDTPGLFDTGLDEEAIKSEIIRSVIESSPGPDMFTIVLKVGRYTGQEMEVVDKIMEYCGEDTFNHSVVLFTHGEQLEGQTIEEFVKISPKLQELVDKCGGRCHVIDSKYWRTRQMGYRSNRVQVKNLLETIEQKLKDKNTCYTNELLQIVEEEIQDEMKNLKEVNMSPEERREEAKKIAHKKFLVKLAGVTTGILTGAFLGIGVAVASVVSLLKAPNVAGVIEAGTVAGAAGVTGIVAGAVAVKAGIIAAGAGAGVGVAGSGIAAAAGVVVAALAGAIGGGVTGFKAAEETDSVSDAIKNTAKLNYENAKGAVKKAKKHQHKLLKKETNECTEAGTD